From the Eleutherodactylus coqui strain aEleCoq1 chromosome 7, aEleCoq1.hap1, whole genome shotgun sequence genome, one window contains:
- the LOC136572757 gene encoding toll-like receptor 2 type-2 isoform X1, with the protein MLQQLNEKTMMRYLLNCCLIYSLVMATYAKDGMDCYCDNLDFCDCSSQHLTSIPSTLPRQMKGLDLSNNLIQSISDDELKPYENLRVLRLYRNEILNISNNSFQSLQNLEELDLSYNKLPSLSPVWFGGLHKLRCLNLLGNHYTSLGEKPMFSSLPSLRNLKFGNLDFVALYKQDFDGLLSLDELYLNISHLQHYTKGSIQSIQHIGHFTVASNLTLLPEIISDITHSATWLEIRNMTFKNSEDSEAFVLLKDTTVRTLMCKDCLLTDSSTARFIEIIHTYKNVTGLTLEDSELLGTLHSLQFLKNENSSLSTIIIKNLYIPNFFQLSDLRVIYQVLPRITSVTCINSKVFFIPCNFSRSFKMMEYLDVSVNLLTNLFLQSAACYFEGYGAWPSLQTLNVSRNLLSSLPKVSITLSKIPSLTYIDLSHNMFSDSAMSSCIWPKKLKYLNVSNSKLKLIDNCLPDTLGVLDISVNRLEEFAAHLPNLKELYISDNRLAKLPIRAELPSLTLLVIRKNRLSDFSQSDLAHFRNSTKLDATDNIYICSCQFVALVKQHNEVLLGWPDNYICDSPSSVRGIRIKDARLPILMCHRTLVVTVSCIISILVVATIMLLCHCLHCIWYAKMTWAWLKAKRKPLKVSERDICYDAFLSYSERDSEWVENLMIPQLENGISPLRVCYHKRDFVPGKWIIDNIIDAMERSHKTLFILSEHFVQSEWCKYELEFSHFRLFDENNDTAILVVLEPIKKSTIPKRFCKLRKLMNTKTYIEWPSEEEEQQLFWANLKTAVQPEEYPEA; encoded by the coding sequence TTGGACTTATCTAACAATTTAATTCAGAGTATTTCAGATGATGAGCTGAAGCCATACGAAAACCTCAGAGTGCTTCGGCTGTATCGAAATGAAATCCTTAATATCAGCAATAACTCTTTTCAGTCACTACAAAACCTTGAGGAATTGGACCTGTCGTATAACAAGTTACCCAGCTTGTCACCCGTTTGGTTTGGAGGTCTTCACAAGCTGAGATGTTTGAACTTGCTGGGTAATCACTACACTTCGCTTGGTGAAAAGCCGATGTTCTCCTCTCTGCCCTCCCTGAGGAATTTGAAATTTGGAAATCTAGACTTTGTTGCCCTTTATAAACAAGACTTTGATGGTTTGCTCAGCTTGGACGAACTCTACTTAAATATTTCACATCTACAACATTATACAAAGGGCTCCATACAATCTATACAACATATAGGACATTTTACTGTTGCTTCAAATTTAACTTTACTACCAGAAATAATAAGTGATATTACACATTCAGCTACCTGGTTAGAAATAAGGAATATGACTTTCAAAAACAGTGAGGATTCGGAAGCCTTTGTTCTGCTTAAGGATACAACGGTGAGGACTTTAATGTGTAAAGACTGCTTACTGACTGACAGTAGTACAGCAAGGTTCATAGAAATTATTCAtacatacaaaaatgttactggtttGACTTTGGAGGACAGTGAGCTTTTGGGAACATTACACAGTCTTCAGTTTCTGAAAAATGAGAACTCATCATTATCAACAATTATTATTAAGAACCTATACATACCGAATTTTTTTCAGTTATCAGACCTTCGTGTAATTTATCAGGTATTACCTAGAATTACAAGTGTCACCTGCATAAATAGCAAAGTTTTTTTCATTCCTTGTAATTTTTCCCGATCCTTTAAGATGATGGAATACCTTGATGTGAGCGTGAATCTGCTCACGAATTTATTTTTGCAAAGTGCAGCCTGTTATTTTGAGGGTTACGGGGCTTGGCCTTCTCTACAAACCTTAAATGTGAGCAGAAATCTTTTATCCTCATTACCAAAAGTCTCAATAACTCTTTCAAAAATTCCATCATTGACTTATATTGATTTAAGTCATAATATGTTTAGTGACTCCGCTATGTCTTCCTGCATCTGGCCTAAGAAATTGAAATACTTAAATGTTTCTAATTCCAAGTTAAAATTGATTGACAACTGCCTTCCTGACACTTTAGGGGTTTTGGATATAAGTGTCAATCGTCTAGAAGAATTTGCTGCCCATTTACCAAATTTGAAGGAACTCTACATATCAGATAATAGATTGGCCAAGTTACCTATAAGAGCAGAGTTACCAAGCCTAACATTATTAGTTATCAGGAAAAATAGACTCAGTGATTTTTCCCAATCAGATTTGGCTCACTTCCGAAATTCGACAAAATTGGATGCAACTGACAACATTTATATCTGCTCCTGTCAGTTTGTGGCCCTCGTTAAGCAACATAATGAAGTTCTTCTGGGATGGCCGGACAACTATATATGTGATTCTCCTTCTTCAGTACGAGGTATTCGGATTAAAGATGCACGTCTTCCTATATTAATGTGCCATAGGACATTAGTTGTGACTGTGTCCTGTATTATATCAATATTGGTTGTAGCCACTATTATGCTGCTTTGCCACTGTCTTCATTGTATTTGGTATGCAAAAATGACCTGGGCTTGGTTAAAAGCTAAGCGGAAGCCTTTAAAGGTATCAGAGAGAGATATTTGTTATGATGCATTTTTATCTTACAGTGAAAGGGACTCTGAGTGGGTTGAGAATTTGATGATACCGCAGCTAGAAAATGGAATTTCCCCACTGAGAGTATGTTATCATAAGCGGGATTTTGTACCAGGGAAATGGATAATTGACAATATCATTGATGCCATGGAGAGAAGCCACAAAACCCTGTTTATCTTATCAGAGCATTTTGTCCAAAGTGAGTGGTGCAAGTACGAGCTGGAGTTCTCTCACTTTCGTCTTTTCGATGAAAACAATGATACTGCAATTTTAGTTGTTCTGGAACCCATTAAGAAATCAACGATTCCAAAAAGGTTCTGCAAACTGAGAAAACTCATGAACACAAAAACCTACATTGAGTGGCCTTCAGAAGAAGAAGAACAACAACTTTTCTGGGCTAATCTCAAAACGGCAGTACAGCCAGAGGAATACCCAGAGGCATAG
- the LOC136572757 gene encoding toll-like receptor 2 type-2 isoform X2 → MMRYLLNCCLIYSLVMATYAKDGMDCYCDNLDFCDCSSQHLTSIPSTLPRQMKGLDLSNNLIQSISDDELKPYENLRVLRLYRNEILNISNNSFQSLQNLEELDLSYNKLPSLSPVWFGGLHKLRCLNLLGNHYTSLGEKPMFSSLPSLRNLKFGNLDFVALYKQDFDGLLSLDELYLNISHLQHYTKGSIQSIQHIGHFTVASNLTLLPEIISDITHSATWLEIRNMTFKNSEDSEAFVLLKDTTVRTLMCKDCLLTDSSTARFIEIIHTYKNVTGLTLEDSELLGTLHSLQFLKNENSSLSTIIIKNLYIPNFFQLSDLRVIYQVLPRITSVTCINSKVFFIPCNFSRSFKMMEYLDVSVNLLTNLFLQSAACYFEGYGAWPSLQTLNVSRNLLSSLPKVSITLSKIPSLTYIDLSHNMFSDSAMSSCIWPKKLKYLNVSNSKLKLIDNCLPDTLGVLDISVNRLEEFAAHLPNLKELYISDNRLAKLPIRAELPSLTLLVIRKNRLSDFSQSDLAHFRNSTKLDATDNIYICSCQFVALVKQHNEVLLGWPDNYICDSPSSVRGIRIKDARLPILMCHRTLVVTVSCIISILVVATIMLLCHCLHCIWYAKMTWAWLKAKRKPLKVSERDICYDAFLSYSERDSEWVENLMIPQLENGISPLRVCYHKRDFVPGKWIIDNIIDAMERSHKTLFILSEHFVQSEWCKYELEFSHFRLFDENNDTAILVVLEPIKKSTIPKRFCKLRKLMNTKTYIEWPSEEEEQQLFWANLKTAVQPEEYPEA, encoded by the coding sequence TTGGACTTATCTAACAATTTAATTCAGAGTATTTCAGATGATGAGCTGAAGCCATACGAAAACCTCAGAGTGCTTCGGCTGTATCGAAATGAAATCCTTAATATCAGCAATAACTCTTTTCAGTCACTACAAAACCTTGAGGAATTGGACCTGTCGTATAACAAGTTACCCAGCTTGTCACCCGTTTGGTTTGGAGGTCTTCACAAGCTGAGATGTTTGAACTTGCTGGGTAATCACTACACTTCGCTTGGTGAAAAGCCGATGTTCTCCTCTCTGCCCTCCCTGAGGAATTTGAAATTTGGAAATCTAGACTTTGTTGCCCTTTATAAACAAGACTTTGATGGTTTGCTCAGCTTGGACGAACTCTACTTAAATATTTCACATCTACAACATTATACAAAGGGCTCCATACAATCTATACAACATATAGGACATTTTACTGTTGCTTCAAATTTAACTTTACTACCAGAAATAATAAGTGATATTACACATTCAGCTACCTGGTTAGAAATAAGGAATATGACTTTCAAAAACAGTGAGGATTCGGAAGCCTTTGTTCTGCTTAAGGATACAACGGTGAGGACTTTAATGTGTAAAGACTGCTTACTGACTGACAGTAGTACAGCAAGGTTCATAGAAATTATTCAtacatacaaaaatgttactggtttGACTTTGGAGGACAGTGAGCTTTTGGGAACATTACACAGTCTTCAGTTTCTGAAAAATGAGAACTCATCATTATCAACAATTATTATTAAGAACCTATACATACCGAATTTTTTTCAGTTATCAGACCTTCGTGTAATTTATCAGGTATTACCTAGAATTACAAGTGTCACCTGCATAAATAGCAAAGTTTTTTTCATTCCTTGTAATTTTTCCCGATCCTTTAAGATGATGGAATACCTTGATGTGAGCGTGAATCTGCTCACGAATTTATTTTTGCAAAGTGCAGCCTGTTATTTTGAGGGTTACGGGGCTTGGCCTTCTCTACAAACCTTAAATGTGAGCAGAAATCTTTTATCCTCATTACCAAAAGTCTCAATAACTCTTTCAAAAATTCCATCATTGACTTATATTGATTTAAGTCATAATATGTTTAGTGACTCCGCTATGTCTTCCTGCATCTGGCCTAAGAAATTGAAATACTTAAATGTTTCTAATTCCAAGTTAAAATTGATTGACAACTGCCTTCCTGACACTTTAGGGGTTTTGGATATAAGTGTCAATCGTCTAGAAGAATTTGCTGCCCATTTACCAAATTTGAAGGAACTCTACATATCAGATAATAGATTGGCCAAGTTACCTATAAGAGCAGAGTTACCAAGCCTAACATTATTAGTTATCAGGAAAAATAGACTCAGTGATTTTTCCCAATCAGATTTGGCTCACTTCCGAAATTCGACAAAATTGGATGCAACTGACAACATTTATATCTGCTCCTGTCAGTTTGTGGCCCTCGTTAAGCAACATAATGAAGTTCTTCTGGGATGGCCGGACAACTATATATGTGATTCTCCTTCTTCAGTACGAGGTATTCGGATTAAAGATGCACGTCTTCCTATATTAATGTGCCATAGGACATTAGTTGTGACTGTGTCCTGTATTATATCAATATTGGTTGTAGCCACTATTATGCTGCTTTGCCACTGTCTTCATTGTATTTGGTATGCAAAAATGACCTGGGCTTGGTTAAAAGCTAAGCGGAAGCCTTTAAAGGTATCAGAGAGAGATATTTGTTATGATGCATTTTTATCTTACAGTGAAAGGGACTCTGAGTGGGTTGAGAATTTGATGATACCGCAGCTAGAAAATGGAATTTCCCCACTGAGAGTATGTTATCATAAGCGGGATTTTGTACCAGGGAAATGGATAATTGACAATATCATTGATGCCATGGAGAGAAGCCACAAAACCCTGTTTATCTTATCAGAGCATTTTGTCCAAAGTGAGTGGTGCAAGTACGAGCTGGAGTTCTCTCACTTTCGTCTTTTCGATGAAAACAATGATACTGCAATTTTAGTTGTTCTGGAACCCATTAAGAAATCAACGATTCCAAAAAGGTTCTGCAAACTGAGAAAACTCATGAACACAAAAACCTACATTGAGTGGCCTTCAGAAGAAGAAGAACAACAACTTTTCTGGGCTAATCTCAAAACGGCAGTACAGCCAGAGGAATACCCAGAGGCATAG